A section of the Amblyomma americanum isolate KBUSLIRL-KWMA chromosome 2, ASM5285725v1, whole genome shotgun sequence genome encodes:
- the LOC144119692 gene encoding acetylcholinesterase-1-like gives MERMTRKRALKKKRKSSTQPPRSSGLASPIAAKMKAAGGALSPFRVFSPVLPTGSADPSLLATGSGRASPSRQPPPKKDAFEEWYEAAHKMSTPRMQDSGPVHRKRESIGYLRGFLLGVGAFFSIVLFASLIAIAYWYPLKRDRERDDVTLSAACATVRLQQLEVVTTSGVAIGKPATTGNASGNGTQGVMRHFFGIPYAHSPAGARRFAVPVAVRNFEPNGSWQAMAHGPPCPQVGPLLESSKEDCLTISVWAPYICNDSEPLKTVVVAVTGDWLQNEDVRQYEDVWQELVLRGDLIVAVPNYRPGVLGFYAGVDDSSAPGNVGMYDVYLAVAWIHNNAAAFHGDANSMVALGHNSGSFMLSSILFTNHSRYFKRYLLHGLSVTTVLPRNEESGASLLSNAMHCPNTVPNELTRCLRLRNFTEIVDKSQTFLPLRFVPSRYRKPLSAELYTDDMPVMLRNLTNVDILCGSSIIEGNELFDKYVIPGMKLNDNMSTAQAFTLTGKFFTDTVTLDFETLSEVTKAFLRQPQFNGLRSMLTDIVTTCPMHSLAKAAVRKGARVYRYASAGALKFLEPVLTVDDIAQFSRKGKVSGGWKPFEAAEDTLLVDGDSRTMAERWQSETCRLLNTVTGNIELSRRL, from the exons ATGGAGCGCATGACTCGCAAGCGAGCTCTGAAGAAAAAGCGCAAGTCCTccacgcagccgccgaggtcgtcCGGTCTAGCTTCGCCCATTGCTGCGAAAATGAAGGCCGCCGGTGGTGCCCTGTCCCCCTTCCGGGTCTTCTCGCCGGTCTTGCCGACCGGGTCCGCCGATCCCTCGCTCTTGGCCACCGGCAGCGGTCGCGCCTCGCCGTCCAGGCAGCCGCCGCCCAAGAAGGACGCCTTCGAGGAGTGGTACGAGGCGGCGCACAAAATGAGTACGCCTCGAATGCAGGATTCGGGCCCGGTCCACAGAAAGCGGGAGAGCATTGGCTATTTGCG TGGGTTCCTGCTAGGAGTCGGCGCTTTCTTCAGCATAGTCCTCTTCGCGTCCCTCATCGCCATCGCCTATTGGTATCCCTTAAAGCGGGACCGGGAACGCGACGACGTCACCCTGTCCGCCGCCTGCGCCACTGTGCGGCTTCAGCAGCTCGAAGTGGTGACAACTAGCGGTGTGGCGATAGGCAAGCCGGCCACCACAGGCAACGCATCCGGCAATGGCACGCAGGGCGTAATGCGGCACTTTTTCGGCATACCGTACGCCCACTCTCCCGCTGGAGCCCGTCGCTTCGCTGTGCCAGTGGCCGTCAGGAACTTCGAGCCCAACGGGTCCTGGCAGGCTATGGCCCACGGCCCACCCTGCCCGCAG GTCGGTCCTCTACTCGAGTCTTCCAAAGAGGATTGCCTGACGATCTCCGTCTGGGCGCCGTACATCTGTAACGACAGCGAACCGCTCAAGACTGTTGTCGTTGCCGTCACCGGTGACTGGTTACAGAACGAAGACGTGCGTCAGTACGAAGACGTCTGGCAAGAACTGGTCCTCAGAGGGGACCTCATCGTGGCCGTGCCCAACTACAGACCAGGAGTGCTCGGATTCTACGCGGGAGTCGACGACAGCAGCGCTCCGGGAAACGTGGGCATGTACGACGTGTACCTAGCGGTCGCGTGGATACACAACAACGCGGCCGCCTTCCATGGCGACGCCAACTCCATGGTCGCCCTGGGTCACAACTCCGGGAGCTTCATGCTGTCCTCGATCCTCTTCACCAACCACAGCCGCTACTTCAAGCGATACCTCCTACACGGGCTCTCGGTCACCACGGTGCTGCCCCGTAACGAAGAGTCGGGCGCTTCCCTCTTGAGCAACGCAATGCACTGCCCCAACACGGTGCCCAACGAACTGACGCGCTGCCTCCGGCTTAGAAACTTCACGGAGATCGTGGACAAGTCGCAGACATTCCTTCCTCTGCGGTTCGTGCCGTCTAGGTACCGGAAGCCACTGTCGGCAGAGCTGTACACGGACGATATGCCAGTGATGCTTCGCAACCTTACAAACGTCGATATACTCTGCGGCTCTAGCATTATTGAAGGAAACGAACTGTTCGACAAGTACGTAATTCCCGGCATGAAGCTCAACGATAACATGAGCACAGCGCAAGCGTTTACCCTCACCGGTAAGTTCTTTACCGACACGGTCACCCTGGACTTCGAAACCTTGTCGGAAGTCACCAAGGCGTTTCTGAGGCAACCGCAGTTCAACGGCTTGCGCAGCATGCTCACCGACATCGTAACAACCTGTCCCATGCACTCTCTGGCCAAAGCGGCAGTGAGAAAGGGCGCCAGGGTTTATCGCTATGCCTCCGCTGGAGCTCTGAAGTTTTTGGAACCGGTGCTCACGGTGGACGACATCGCTCAGTTTTCGAGAAAAGG GAAGGTCAGCGGTGGGTGGAAGCCATTCGAAGCAGCGGAGGACACCCTTCTGGTCGACGGAGACTCGCGAACTATGGCCGAGAGGTGGCAGAGCGAGACGTGCAGACTTTTGAACACAGTGACGGGCAACATTGAACTCTCCCGTCGCCTATAA
- the LOC144118564 gene encoding uncharacterized protein LOC144118564: protein MAAWLRSSDTWPCCRRLQCPASTCCRISVLHPMVVFSIAFVVIVALAVAAFFQVPERVEAIPVQRQLRQAAVDAGSSSDFDYRVPTTLELTDNTEEATLRTVLFLPKRRTGTPAKKGRR from the exons ATGGCCGCATGGCTTCGAAGCTCGGACACCTGGCCCTGTTGTCGCCGGCTTCAATGCCCGGCTTCCACCTGCTGCCGAATATCGGTCCTTCACCCCATGGTCGTGTTCTCCATCGCCTTCGTCGTCATCGTAGCGTTGGCCGTGGCCGCCTTCTTCCAG GTTCCGGAGCGCGTCGAGGCCATCCCAGTGCAGCGACAATTGAGGCAGGCCGCTGTCGACGCGGGGAGTTCGAGCGACTTTGACTACCGTGTGCCCACCACGCTTGAGCTGACGGACAACACGGAGGAAGCAACGCTGCGCACCGTTCTCTTCCTGCCCAAAAGGAGGACAGGCACACCGGCGAAGAAGGGCCGGCGGTGA